A section of the Leminorella richardii genome encodes:
- the pepN gene encoding aminopeptidase N — translation MTQKPQAKYRHDYSKPDFTITDVTLDVELAPAVTRVNAVSQIVRQGAAQAPLVLDGENLTLVSIHIDGSPWHDYEQREGELVLNNVPDRFTLHVVNDIHPAENSALEGLYVSGEALCTQCEAEGFRHITYYLDRPDVLARFTTRITANKKAYPYLLSNGNRIAQGELEDGRHWVEWQDPFPKPCYLFALVAGDFDVLKDSFTTRSGREVALELFVDRGNLDRADWAMISLKNAMRWDETRFGLEYDLDIYMIVAVDFFNMGAMENKGLNVFNSKYVLAKAETATDKDYLNIESVIGHEYFHNWTGNRVTCRDWFQLSLKEGLTVFRDQEFSSDLGSRAVNRIDSVRVMRSAQFAEDASPMAHPIRPEKVIEMNNFYTLTVYEKGAEVIRMMHTLLGEENFQAGMRRYFDLHDGSAATCDDFVEAMETASGIDLTQFRRWYSQSGTPRLTVRDSYDEATKQYRLTVSQMTPPTQDQADKLPLHIPLDVELYDPEGRVIPLLIGDKRVSSVLNVTQESETFTFDSVPQRPIISLLRDFSAPVKLDYPYTDAQLAFLMQHATSEFSRWDAAQTLLIKHIQQNVQRVQRGEAFTLPDEVVDAFRGVLLSETLDPALAAQILTLPSENEIAESFDVIDPDAIHHVRDETIARFAQDMEAEWLAVYLANETGEYRIEHGDIAKRALRNVCLSYLAFVDDREFADGLARRQYEQANSMTDSLAALSAAISAGLPSSAAMMDAFDERWHQDGLVMDKWFILQASSPEEGVLQRVKALMNHRSFSMNNPNRIRSLIGAFASANPSAFHAKDGSGYDFLTDVLVDLNSRNPQVAARLIEPMIRLGRYDAKRQDLMRQALERLKSIENLSGDLFEKIEKALGTAS, via the coding sequence ATGACGCAGAAGCCTCAGGCGAAGTATCGCCACGACTACAGTAAACCGGACTTCACCATTACCGATGTGACTCTGGATGTTGAACTGGCGCCCGCCGTGACGCGGGTGAACGCAGTGAGTCAGATTGTACGACAGGGGGCGGCACAGGCGCCGCTGGTGCTTGACGGTGAGAACCTGACGCTGGTTTCTATTCATATTGACGGCAGCCCTTGGCATGATTACGAGCAGCGCGAAGGCGAGCTGGTGCTCAACAACGTTCCCGATCGGTTTACGCTACACGTTGTGAACGACATTCACCCTGCGGAAAATAGCGCGCTGGAAGGTCTGTACGTTTCCGGTGAAGCCCTTTGCACACAGTGCGAAGCCGAAGGCTTTCGCCATATAACCTATTATCTCGACCGGCCTGACGTGCTGGCTCGTTTTACTACACGGATTACGGCGAACAAGAAAGCCTATCCTTATCTGCTGTCTAACGGAAACCGCATCGCTCAGGGCGAACTGGAAGACGGCCGTCACTGGGTTGAGTGGCAGGATCCGTTTCCAAAGCCCTGTTATCTGTTTGCGCTGGTGGCTGGCGACTTTGACGTATTAAAGGACAGCTTTACCACCCGTTCTGGGCGTGAAGTTGCGCTGGAGCTGTTTGTCGATCGCGGCAATCTGGATCGCGCAGACTGGGCGATGATCTCGTTGAAAAACGCCATGCGCTGGGATGAAACTCGTTTCGGACTAGAGTACGATCTGGATATCTACATGATCGTCGCCGTCGACTTCTTCAATATGGGGGCGATGGAGAATAAAGGGCTGAACGTCTTTAACTCCAAGTATGTGCTGGCTAAGGCAGAAACGGCGACGGACAAAGACTATCTCAACATTGAGTCCGTTATTGGTCACGAATACTTCCACAACTGGACCGGCAATCGCGTGACCTGCCGCGACTGGTTCCAGCTTAGCCTGAAAGAAGGGCTGACGGTATTCCGCGATCAGGAGTTCAGCTCCGATCTGGGTTCCCGAGCGGTGAACCGGATTGACTCTGTGCGGGTTATGCGCAGCGCGCAGTTTGCCGAAGATGCAAGCCCGATGGCTCATCCGATCCGCCCTGAAAAAGTGATCGAGATGAACAACTTCTACACGCTGACGGTGTATGAAAAGGGAGCGGAAGTGATCCGCATGATGCATACACTGCTGGGAGAAGAAAACTTTCAGGCGGGTATGCGGCGCTATTTTGATCTGCACGACGGATCGGCGGCGACCTGTGACGACTTCGTTGAAGCGATGGAAACTGCATCCGGTATCGATCTTACACAGTTTCGCCGCTGGTACAGTCAGTCCGGTACGCCGCGCCTGACGGTGCGTGACAGCTATGACGAGGCAACGAAACAGTACCGCCTAACCGTCAGCCAGATGACTCCGCCAACGCAGGATCAGGCAGACAAGCTGCCGTTACATATTCCACTGGACGTCGAACTTTACGATCCAGAAGGGCGGGTTATTCCTCTGTTGATCGGCGACAAGCGCGTTTCTTCCGTGCTGAACGTGACGCAGGAAAGCGAGACGTTCACGTTTGACAGCGTGCCTCAGCGCCCGATTATTTCTTTACTGCGCGATTTCTCTGCGCCGGTGAAGCTTGATTATCCTTACACAGACGCACAGCTGGCTTTTCTGATGCAGCACGCGACCAGCGAATTCTCACGCTGGGATGCGGCACAAACGCTATTGATAAAGCACATTCAGCAAAACGTTCAGCGAGTGCAGCGCGGTGAGGCGTTCACTTTGCCCGATGAGGTTGTCGATGCTTTCCGCGGCGTGCTGCTTAGTGAAACGCTGGATCCAGCCCTTGCGGCGCAGATCCTGACCCTGCCATCGGAAAATGAGATAGCGGAGTCGTTCGACGTTATCGATCCCGATGCGATCCACCATGTGCGCGATGAAACGATCGCCCGTTTTGCACAGGATATGGAGGCGGAGTGGCTGGCGGTTTATCTGGCAAACGAAACGGGTGAGTACCGTATTGAACACGGAGATATCGCTAAGCGGGCGTTGAGAAACGTGTGCCTCAGCTATCTGGCGTTTGTTGACGATCGCGAGTTTGCGGACGGCCTGGCGCGTCGTCAGTATGAGCAGGCAAACAGCATGACGGACTCGCTGGCGGCGCTGTCTGCGGCGATCTCGGCTGGGTTACCGAGCAGCGCAGCCATGATGGATGCGTTTGATGAGCGCTGGCATCAGGACGGACTGGTTATGGATAAGTGGTTTATTCTACAGGCCTCTAGCCCTGAAGAGGGGGTACTCCAGCGCGTGAAGGCGTTGATGAACCATCGCTCTTTTAGCATGAATAACCCTAACCGCATTCGCTCCCTGATTGGTGCTTTTGCGTCGGCGAACCCGTCGGCGTTCCACGCGAAAGACGGATCCGGCTATGACTTTTTAACTGACGTTTTAGTGGATCTTAACAGCCGTAACCCACAGGTTGCCGCGCGGCTTATTGAGCCGATGATCCGACTGGGACGCTATGATGCTAAGCGTCAGGACTTGATGCGCCAGGCCCTAGAACGCCTTAAGAGTATTGAAAACCTGTCAGGCGATCTGTTTGAGAAGATAGAAAAAGCCTTGGGAACAGCTTCATAA
- the pyrD gene encoding quinone-dependent dihydroorotate dehydrogenase, translated as MFYPVIRKALFQLDPEHAHEFTFRHLRRISGTPLQHFIHQNVPDRPVTCMGLTFKNPLGLAAGLDKDGECIDALGAMGFGAIEVGTVTPKPQPGNDRPRLFRIVSAEGLINRMGFNNLGVDNLVENIKKTRFQGIIGVNIGKNKLTPVEQGKDDYLICMDKVYSHAGYIAINISSPNTPGLRTLQYGDALDDLLKAIKLKQNELNIKHNKYVPIAVKIAPDLSEEELIQIADSLVRHNIDGVIATNTTLDRGSIIGLKNSEQSGGLSGRPLRDKSTAVITRLASELNGQLPIIGVGGIDSVDTAKEKLAAGATLLQIYSGFIFKGPGLVKEIVTGL; from the coding sequence ATGTTTTACCCTGTTATCAGGAAAGCGCTATTCCAGCTCGATCCTGAGCACGCCCACGAATTCACGTTTCGCCATCTGCGCCGTATTAGCGGCACGCCTCTTCAACACTTCATTCATCAAAACGTTCCCGATCGACCCGTAACCTGTATGGGGCTGACATTTAAAAATCCGCTAGGCTTAGCCGCCGGTCTTGATAAAGACGGAGAGTGTATTGACGCATTAGGCGCTATGGGATTTGGGGCGATCGAAGTGGGGACTGTCACGCCAAAACCCCAGCCGGGAAACGACAGGCCAAGGCTATTTAGGATCGTCTCCGCTGAGGGGCTGATCAACCGAATGGGCTTCAATAATCTTGGCGTAGACAACCTGGTTGAAAATATAAAGAAGACACGCTTTCAAGGTATTATTGGGGTCAATATAGGGAAGAATAAGCTGACACCGGTAGAGCAGGGAAAGGACGACTATTTGATTTGTATGGATAAAGTCTATTCTCATGCAGGGTACATTGCTATCAATATATCTTCTCCCAACACGCCAGGATTGAGAACATTACAATATGGCGATGCGCTAGACGATCTATTAAAAGCGATCAAGCTGAAGCAAAATGAATTAAACATTAAGCATAATAAATATGTTCCGATCGCTGTGAAGATCGCGCCGGATCTTTCTGAAGAGGAACTGATCCAAATAGCGGACAGTTTAGTCAGACATAATATTGACGGCGTTATTGCAACAAATACGACGTTGGATCGTGGATCTATTATTGGACTCAAGAACAGCGAGCAGTCTGGCGGATTAAGCGGTAGGCCTCTTCGGGATAAAAGCACTGCGGTTATTACGCGTTTAGCTTCTGAGCTTAACGGTCAATTGCCTATTATTGGCGTAGGGGGTATTGATTCCGTGGATACCGCTAAAGAGAAATTAGCCGCAGGGGCGACACTACTTCAAATCTATTCTGGATTTATTTTTAAAGGACCGGGATTAGTAAAAGAAATTGTGACCGGCCTTTAA
- a CDS encoding cell division protein ZapC, with the protein MRIKPDDSWRWYFDSEHDRLMLDLSNDMVFRSRFAGKTLTPDAFTESAFCVDDAALFFELEERCRSLSLTHEQRAELTLNALAAHRFLKPLMPKSWYFEQQAFEVNPVRCDIIAVSMIESGQHALLVVVDVGENASLCLVAQPSMTIAGKCLQLGDAIKVMHDRMISVRFEEAYVPFAQVG; encoded by the coding sequence ATGAGGATTAAGCCAGACGATAGCTGGCGCTGGTATTTTGACAGTGAACACGATCGACTTATGTTGGATTTGTCCAACGATATGGTCTTTCGCTCGCGTTTCGCTGGCAAAACGTTGACGCCTGATGCGTTTACCGAATCCGCATTCTGCGTTGATGACGCAGCGCTGTTTTTTGAACTGGAAGAGCGCTGCCGCAGCCTGTCTCTCACCCATGAGCAGCGCGCGGAGTTAACCCTGAATGCGTTAGCTGCACATCGCTTTCTAAAGCCGCTGATGCCAAAAAGCTGGTATTTCGAACAGCAGGCGTTTGAGGTCAATCCGGTTCGCTGTGACATCATCGCTGTCTCTATGATTGAAAGTGGTCAGCACGCGCTGCTGGTTGTGGTGGACGTAGGCGAAAACGCCAGTCTGTGTCTGGTCGCTCAACCGTCAATGACGATAGCGGGCAAGTGCCTACAGCTGGGGGATGCCATTAAGGTGATGCACGACAGGATGATAAGCGTGCGGTTTGAAGAGGCCTATGTGCCTTTTGCTCAAGTAGGTTAA
- a CDS encoding YcbX family protein: MVTLSRLYVHPVKSMRGLELSHAQVLDGGLAFDRIFMITDPSGTFITARQYPALVCFTPALLINGVSLTAPDGQSRTVSFSDFSSDSLPTEVWGNHFTAHIAPEGINQWLSGYLKRDVQLRWVGPELTRRVKNRPEVPLGFADGFPYLLINEASFQSLQSRCPASLTIEQFRPNLIVRDAAPFAEDQWQTIRIGEVIFDLVKPCSRCILTTVNTQSGRKHPQEEPLHTLRQFRTAENGDVDFGQNMIARNHGVIRLGDSVEVLATHPPRVYRASDAASAVEQPHDAPKDVVISYGEHTFIGNNQQVLLEQLEQNGIQIPYSCRAGICGCCRITLNAGEVSPLRKGAIKRDGSVLACSCVPKTNVELA, translated from the coding sequence GTGGTTACTCTATCTCGCCTGTATGTGCATCCCGTTAAGTCAATGAGAGGCCTTGAGCTCTCCCACGCTCAGGTTCTGGACGGCGGGCTGGCTTTCGATCGCATCTTTATGATCACCGATCCTTCAGGCACTTTTATTACCGCTAGGCAGTACCCGGCACTGGTCTGCTTTACGCCTGCTCTACTGATTAACGGCGTGTCCCTTACCGCACCGGATGGGCAAAGCAGAACCGTTTCTTTCAGCGATTTCTCTTCCGACAGCCTGCCGACGGAGGTTTGGGGAAACCACTTTACAGCCCATATTGCACCCGAAGGCATCAACCAATGGCTCAGCGGCTACTTAAAACGTGATGTCCAGCTGCGCTGGGTTGGTCCAGAATTAACCCGTCGGGTAAAAAACCGCCCCGAAGTTCCTCTGGGATTCGCCGACGGTTTCCCCTATCTGCTCATTAACGAGGCCTCCTTTCAGTCTCTACAGTCCCGCTGCCCGGCCAGCTTAACCATTGAGCAGTTCAGACCTAATCTTATTGTGCGTGACGCCGCGCCCTTTGCCGAAGACCAGTGGCAGACGATCCGCATCGGCGAAGTCATTTTCGATCTTGTCAAACCCTGTAGTCGGTGCATTTTAACCACGGTCAATACTCAGAGCGGCCGTAAACACCCACAAGAGGAGCCCCTGCACACGCTCCGTCAGTTCAGAACGGCGGAAAACGGCGATGTGGACTTTGGCCAAAATATGATTGCCCGCAACCACGGCGTGATTCGCCTAGGCGACAGCGTTGAAGTATTGGCAACGCATCCTCCCCGCGTTTATCGCGCCTCAGATGCAGCCTCAGCCGTTGAACAGCCTCATGACGCCCCAAAAGACGTTGTCATCAGCTACGGAGAACATACGTTTATCGGCAATAACCAGCAGGTGCTGCTCGAACAGCTGGAACAAAACGGTATCCAGATCCCCTACTCCTGCCGGGCCGGTATCTGCGGCTGCTGCCGTATTACCCTAAACGCGGGAGAAGTTAGCCCGTTAAGAAAAGGAGCTATTAAGCGCGACGGCTCCGTTCTGGCCTGCAGCTGTGTGCCAAAAACCAACGTTGAGCTGGCATGA
- the rlmKL gene encoding bifunctional 23S rRNA (guanine(2069)-N(7))-methyltransferase RlmK/23S rRNA (guanine(2445)-N(2))-methyltransferase RlmL, translated as MISLFASTARGLEELLKTELEALGADACKVVQGGVHFAGDKRLMYRSLLWSRLASRILMPMGEFRVYSDMDLYLGINAVDWPSLFSVKETFAVHFTGTNDEIRNSQYGALKVKDAVVDSFMRKIKQRPDVAKQQPDIRINVFLQKEKASVALDLSGSSLHQRGYRDAAGQAPLKENLAAAIVMRSGWQADTPMVDPMCGSGTLLIEAAMMAADVAPGLHRNAWGFEAWSGHDDELWQELLKEAQVRASRGVNKTTSRFYGYDVDRRVVEIAKLNARRASVGSLIHFASQDITQLVNPLPSGPVGTVLSNPPYGERLESEPALIALHTALGQIMKRSFGGWNLSLFSASPELLSCLQLRSDRQFKAKNGPLECVQKNYRLAESAGREKSDGNGAQNHKVETPSPLAEDFANRLRKNVKRLEKWVKQEGLECYRLYDADLPEYNLALDRYGDRYVLQEYAPPKTVAPEKARQRLFDAINATLSVLQLPAGALVLKVRERQKGKSQYEKLAQKNDFFQVKEYGAKLWVNLTDYLDTGLFLDHRIARRTLGQMSKGKDFLNLFAYTGSASVHAGLGGARTTTTVDMSRTYLEWAGRNMSANGLTGRAHRLIQADCLGWMEETDEQFDLIFIDPPTFSNSKRMEATFDVQRDHLALMRNLKRMLRPGGTLMFSNNKRGFKMDLDGIAKLGLKAKEISDKTLSPDFARNKHIHNCWLLTHVSEDR; from the coding sequence ATGATCTCTTTGTTTGCCAGTACGGCTCGCGGCCTGGAAGAACTGTTAAAAACCGAACTGGAAGCGTTGGGAGCAGACGCCTGTAAAGTTGTTCAGGGCGGTGTACATTTTGCTGGCGATAAACGCCTGATGTATCGCTCGCTGCTCTGGAGTCGCCTAGCCTCACGCATACTGATGCCGATGGGGGAGTTCCGCGTTTATAGCGACATGGACCTCTATCTTGGCATTAACGCGGTGGACTGGCCGTCGCTGTTCAGTGTGAAAGAGACTTTTGCCGTTCATTTCACCGGCACCAACGATGAGATTCGCAATAGTCAGTACGGCGCGCTGAAGGTTAAGGACGCCGTTGTTGACAGCTTTATGCGAAAGATAAAACAGCGCCCAGACGTGGCGAAACAGCAGCCCGATATCCGCATCAACGTTTTCTTACAAAAAGAGAAGGCCAGTGTAGCTCTTGATTTGAGCGGGAGTTCCCTGCATCAGCGAGGCTATCGGGATGCCGCCGGGCAGGCTCCGCTAAAGGAAAATCTGGCTGCGGCTATTGTGATGCGTTCTGGCTGGCAGGCCGATACGCCGATGGTTGATCCCATGTGTGGTTCAGGAACACTGCTGATTGAAGCGGCAATGATGGCGGCGGACGTTGCGCCAGGGTTACACCGCAACGCCTGGGGCTTTGAAGCCTGGAGCGGCCACGACGATGAGCTGTGGCAAGAATTGCTAAAAGAGGCTCAGGTGCGTGCTAGCCGGGGCGTCAATAAAACCACATCACGTTTTTACGGTTACGACGTCGATCGGCGCGTAGTTGAGATTGCCAAGCTGAATGCCCGCCGAGCCAGCGTTGGCAGTCTTATTCACTTTGCCTCTCAGGACATTACCCAGCTCGTTAATCCGCTGCCGAGCGGCCCGGTTGGCACTGTTCTAAGCAACCCTCCTTACGGAGAGCGCTTAGAGAGCGAGCCTGCGCTTATCGCGCTGCATACGGCACTGGGGCAAATCATGAAGCGCAGCTTTGGCGGCTGGAACCTTTCACTGTTTAGCGCTTCACCGGAACTGCTAAGCTGCCTGCAGCTTCGTTCCGATCGGCAGTTTAAGGCCAAGAACGGCCCGCTGGAGTGCGTACAGAAAAACTATCGGCTGGCGGAGAGCGCAGGGCGCGAGAAGAGTGACGGCAATGGCGCGCAAAATCACAAAGTCGAGACGCCCTCACCGCTGGCGGAAGACTTTGCCAACCGCCTGCGGAAAAACGTAAAGCGTCTTGAAAAATGGGTCAAGCAGGAAGGCCTAGAGTGTTACCGGCTGTATGACGCCGATCTGCCTGAATACAACCTGGCACTAGATCGCTATGGCGATCGCTACGTGCTGCAAGAGTACGCGCCGCCGAAGACTGTCGCGCCAGAAAAGGCGCGTCAGCGCCTGTTTGACGCTATCAATGCAACTTTGTCAGTGCTACAGCTTCCGGCCGGTGCGCTAGTGTTAAAAGTGCGGGAAAGGCAAAAGGGCAAAAGCCAGTATGAGAAGCTGGCGCAGAAAAACGACTTTTTCCAGGTTAAAGAATACGGCGCCAAGCTGTGGGTTAACCTAACGGACTACCTCGATACCGGGCTGTTTCTCGACCACCGGATTGCACGCCGCACACTGGGGCAAATGAGTAAAGGGAAAGATTTTCTTAACCTCTTTGCCTACACCGGGTCTGCCAGCGTTCATGCCGGGCTTGGTGGTGCACGAACTACCACTACCGTAGATATGTCCAGAACCTACCTTGAATGGGCGGGGCGCAATATGAGCGCCAACGGCCTCACGGGGCGTGCTCATCGCCTGATTCAGGCTGACTGCTTGGGCTGGATGGAAGAAACTGACGAACAGTTCGACCTTATTTTTATCGATCCGCCGACGTTCTCTAACTCTAAGCGGATGGAGGCCACCTTTGACGTGCAGCGAGACCACTTGGCTCTGATGCGCAATCTCAAGCGCATGCTGCGCCCCGGGGGCACACTGATGTTCTCTAACAACAAGCGCGGCTTTAAAATGGATCTTGACGGCATCGCCAAGCTGGGGCTTAAAGCGAAAGAGATTTCAGACAAAACCCTGTCTCCTGACTTTGCCCGTAATAAACATATTCACAACTGCTGGCTGTTGACGCACGTCAGCGAGGATCGTTAA
- a CDS encoding ABC transporter ATP-binding protein produces MSLISLSNAWLSFSDAPLLDNTELHIEPGERVCLVGRNGAGKSTLLKILNREVPLDDGQLVFEQDLVVSRLQQDPPRNVEGTVFDFVAEGVEKQAEQLKAYHHLSTLIESDPSEQNLNRLAALQETLEHQGTWLIDSRIRSVLEKLELIAEAPLSSLSGGWLRKAALARALVCSPDVLLLDEPTNHLDIDTIAWLESFLKEFSGSIIFISHDRAFIRAMATRIVDLDRGKLVSWPGNYDGYLLGKEEALRVEAQQNAEFDRRLAQEEVWIRQGIKARRTRNEGRVRALKAMRNEHAERRNVVGSARMQVEESLRSGKIVFEMENVSFSRGDKTLVKNFTAQVQRGDRIALVGPNGCGKTTLLTLMLQQIQPDSGTVRCGTKLEVAYFDQHRAQLDPDKTVMDNLADGKQEVMVNGRSRHVLGYLQDFLFHPKRAMTPVRALSGGERNRLLLARLFLKPSNLLILDEPTNDLDIETLELLEELLSDYGGTVLLVSHDRQFVDNTVTDCWIFEGDGVIKPYTGGYTDAHWQQANSVDIKAPAAVSAPVKAAPEKAEERKKGGSKMSYNLQRELEGLPAKIEQLEADVASLQEQVGNPEFFNQPHDVTQKVLTALADAEQKFEEAFLRWEELESMKNG; encoded by the coding sequence ATGTCTCTTATCAGTTTATCCAACGCGTGGCTGTCGTTTAGCGACGCGCCGCTGTTGGACAATACCGAGCTGCATATTGAACCCGGTGAACGCGTGTGCCTGGTTGGGCGTAACGGCGCAGGTAAATCAACGCTGCTAAAAATTCTCAACCGAGAAGTGCCGTTAGACGACGGTCAGCTGGTGTTTGAACAGGATTTGGTGGTTTCCCGCCTGCAGCAGGATCCTCCCCGTAACGTTGAGGGAACCGTATTCGATTTTGTCGCCGAAGGTGTGGAAAAGCAGGCAGAACAGCTTAAAGCCTACCATCATCTTTCTACGCTGATAGAGAGCGATCCCAGCGAGCAGAATTTAAATCGGCTGGCCGCGCTACAGGAAACCCTTGAGCATCAGGGTACGTGGCTTATCGACAGCCGGATCCGTTCTGTTCTGGAAAAGCTGGAACTGATAGCGGAAGCGCCGCTTTCTTCTCTCTCCGGCGGCTGGCTGCGTAAAGCGGCTCTGGCGCGCGCGCTGGTTTGTTCTCCCGATGTGCTACTGCTGGATGAACCGACCAACCACTTGGATATTGACACTATCGCCTGGCTGGAGTCTTTTCTGAAAGAGTTCAGCGGCAGCATTATTTTTATCTCTCACGACCGCGCTTTTATTCGCGCGATGGCAACGCGAATCGTCGATCTTGATCGCGGTAAGCTGGTGTCTTGGCCCGGCAACTACGACGGTTATCTATTGGGTAAAGAAGAGGCGCTGCGCGTAGAGGCACAGCAAAACGCTGAATTCGATCGCAGACTGGCTCAAGAAGAAGTGTGGATCCGTCAGGGAATTAAGGCTCGGCGCACTCGTAATGAAGGGCGAGTTAGGGCTCTGAAGGCCATGCGTAACGAGCACGCAGAGCGCCGTAACGTGGTTGGCTCTGCCAGAATGCAGGTGGAAGAGTCTCTGCGTTCGGGGAAAATCGTCTTCGAGATGGAGAACGTGAGCTTTAGCCGCGGCGACAAAACGCTGGTGAAAAACTTTACCGCTCAGGTACAGCGTGGCGACCGAATTGCTCTGGTTGGCCCTAACGGATGCGGAAAAACTACTCTTTTAACGCTGATGTTACAGCAAATCCAGCCGGATAGCGGTACTGTGCGCTGCGGAACCAAGCTGGAAGTGGCCTATTTTGACCAGCACCGTGCCCAGCTCGATCCGGATAAAACCGTTATGGACAACCTGGCCGACGGTAAGCAAGAGGTGATGGTGAATGGTCGCAGCCGTCATGTGCTAGGCTATTTACAGGACTTTCTGTTTCATCCCAAGCGGGCGATGACGCCGGTAAGGGCGCTGTCCGGCGGAGAGCGAAACCGTCTTCTGCTGGCGCGGCTGTTTTTAAAACCCAGTAACCTGTTGATTCTTGACGAACCAACAAACGACTTGGATATTGAAACGCTGGAGCTGCTAGAAGAACTGTTGAGTGACTACGGCGGAACCGTACTTCTGGTTAGCCACGATCGTCAGTTTGTTGACAACACCGTTACGGACTGCTGGATTTTTGAAGGTGACGGCGTCATTAAACCCTACACTGGAGGGTATACCGATGCCCACTGGCAGCAGGCCAACAGCGTTGATATAAAAGCGCCAGCGGCGGTTTCGGCACCGGTCAAGGCGGCGCCAGAAAAAGCAGAAGAACGCAAGAAAGGCGGCAGCAAAATGAGCTATAACCTACAGCGAGAGCTTGAAGGGCTGCCGGCAAAAATTGAACAGCTTGAGGCTGACGTCGCATCTTTACAGGAGCAGGTCGGCAATCCCGAGTTTTTTAATCAGCCTCACGACGTAACGCAAAAGGTGCTTACCGCGCTGGCAGACGCTGAGCAAAAGTTTGAAGAGGCCTTTTTGCGTTGGGAAGAGCTGGAATCAATGAAAAACGGCTGA
- the pqiA gene encoding membrane integrity-associated transporter subunit PqiA: protein MLCPQCDLVVELPTLSEGKKAVCPRCHTTLTARWVEPSLQPICFAISALIMMVFANLFPFVNMRVSGIYSQIYLIEIPKVMVGDNYTSLATLFVIFVQLIPAFCMTAIVMLCLKVKLPYRLKVVMGRAIYLAKVWCMVEIFLVGVLVSFVKLMAYGDVGIGASFIPYCLFCLLQVRAFQCMDRHWFWQNIQPAPALPHEPKIGTSGLSQGLRSCPCCLAILPADEYRCPRCFTTGYARRKNSLQWTLALLLTSVMLYIPANILPIMITEVLGDPQASNIMSGVILLWKDGSYPVAMVIFIASIMVPTLKILAIGWLCYDASGRGKKIGRHERQKMHLVYEVVEFVGRWSMIDVFVIGVLSALVRIGRLMSVYPDIGAILFAMVVILTMIAAMMFDPRLLWDRTRPELTNE, encoded by the coding sequence ATGCTGTGCCCACAGTGCGATCTCGTGGTCGAACTGCCTACGCTGTCTGAAGGGAAAAAAGCCGTTTGCCCGCGCTGCCACACGACGTTAACCGCGCGCTGGGTTGAGCCTTCGCTACAGCCGATTTGCTTTGCCATCAGTGCGCTCATCATGATGGTGTTTGCCAATCTGTTTCCCTTCGTCAATATGCGGGTGTCGGGTATTTATAGCCAGATTTACCTGATTGAAATTCCTAAGGTGATGGTGGGAGATAACTACACCAGTTTAGCGACGCTGTTTGTTATCTTTGTTCAGCTGATCCCTGCGTTCTGTATGACGGCAATCGTCATGCTTTGCCTGAAAGTTAAGCTGCCCTATCGCCTGAAAGTTGTAATGGGGCGGGCGATTTATCTGGCGAAAGTCTGGTGCATGGTGGAAATTTTTCTGGTGGGTGTGCTGGTCAGCTTCGTTAAGTTGATGGCCTACGGCGATGTAGGTATTGGCGCCAGCTTTATTCCCTACTGCCTGTTTTGCCTGCTACAGGTTCGCGCCTTTCAGTGTATGGATCGCCACTGGTTTTGGCAGAATATTCAACCGGCTCCCGCACTGCCCCATGAGCCTAAAATTGGTACCTCAGGCCTGTCGCAGGGATTGAGATCGTGCCCGTGCTGTCTGGCGATCCTCCCGGCGGATGAGTACCGTTGCCCACGCTGCTTTACCACTGGCTACGCGCGAAGAAAGAACAGTTTACAGTGGACGCTAGCGCTGCTGTTGACCTCCGTTATGCTGTATATCCCGGCCAATATTCTGCCGATTATGATCACGGAAGTTTTGGGCGATCCGCAGGCATCCAATATTATGTCCGGTGTGATCCTGCTGTGGAAAGACGGCTCATACCCAGTAGCGATGGTGATATTTATTGCCAGTATTATGGTGCCCACGCTGAAAATTTTAGCGATAGGCTGGCTTTGCTATGACGCATCAGGGCGAGGGAAAAAGATTGGGCGCCACGAGCGCCAGAAGATGCACCTTGTTTATGAAGTCGTCGAGTTCGTCGGCCGCTGGTCGATGATCGATGTGTTTGTGATCGGCGTGCTGTCGGCGCTGGTGCGCATCGGGCGGCTGATGAGCGTCTATCCCGATATTGGCGCTATTTTATTTGCAATGGTGGTGATCTTAACCATGATCGCCGCCATGATGTTCGATCCGCGACTGCTGTGGGATCGCACCAGACCCGAATTAACTAATGAGTGA